The proteins below are encoded in one region of Sebastes fasciatus isolate fSebFas1 chromosome 16, fSebFas1.pri, whole genome shotgun sequence:
- the cdx1b gene encoding homeobox protein CDX-1b has protein sequence MYVSYLQLDKDPAMYPHQNPVTRHAGLSLNPQSFGAPPQYSDFSGYHHHHHHHGLNTDPLSAQQAGPVPVPGGWSSAYPPPPPPARDEWSSHHYAAAAAAAAAGGPPSAGTGSVGPGLGFSPPEFSQSGLLNSSTGQLSPGGTQRRNPYDWIRRGSAQTSNNPNGKTRTKDKYRVVYTDHQRLELEKEFHYSKYITIRRKAELATTLGLSERQVKIWFQNRRAKERKINKKKLQQPASSTTTPTPPNGSNGGGGGGVGGGVLLHGNGGSSVAMVTSSSGSNGLVSPSSLPLSIKEEY, from the exons ATGTACGTGAGTTACCTGCAGCTGGACAAGGACCCGGCCATGTACCCGCACCAGAACCCGGTGACCCGCCACGCCGGGCTGAGCCTGAACCCGCAGAGCTTCGGGGCTCCGCCGCAGTACTCGGACTTCTCTGgttaccaccaccaccaccaccaccacggccTCAACACCGACCCGCTGTCGGCCCAGCAGGCCGGaccggtaccggtaccgggCGGCTGGAGCTCGGCCTACccgcctccacctccaccgGCCCGGGATGAGTGGTCCTCGCACCACTACGCTGCTGCAGCCGCTGCGGCCGCGGCCGGAGGGCCTCCCTCTGCCGGCACCGGCTCGGTGGGACCCGGTCTGGGCTTCAGCCCCCCGGAGTTCAGTCAGTCGGGGCTGCTGAACTCCTCCACCGGGCAGCTGTCACCCGGCGGGACGCAGAGGAGGAACCCGTACGACTGGATCCGACGAGGCTCTGCACAGACCAGCAACAACCCCA ACGGAAAGACGCGGACTAAAGATAAGTACCGGGTGGTTTACACCGACCACCAGCGTCTGGAGCTGGAGAAAGAGTTCCACTACAGTAAATACATCACCATCAGGAGGAAGGCGGAGCTCGCCACGACGCTGGGCCTGTCAGAGAGACAG GTGAAGATCTGGTTCCAGAACCGCCGGGCCAAGGAGCGCAAGATCAACAAGAAGAAGCTCCAGCAGCCGGCGTCCTCCACGACCACGCCCACGCCGCCCAACGGCAGCAAcggcggcggaggaggaggagtgggaggCGGCGTCCTCCTCCATGGAAACGGCGGGAGCAGCGTCGCCATGGTGACGAGCAGCAGCGGAAGCAACGGGCTGGTGTCCCCGTCCTCCCTGCCGTTGAGCATCAAAGAGGAGTACTGA